The sequence ACTCATTAACGTCGCGGTAACCCCGCGAAGATCTGTTGGAAGGGTCGGACCGGCCGCGCCGCCGTACGCGGGGGCGGTGATGAGGCCTCCGGCCGGCCGGAGAGGTCCGGCCCCGCCCGACCGGCCGCACGGCGGGCTCCGAGCGGCCCGCCGGATCCGGAGACTAGGCCGTCTGGGGGTCGAGGACCTCGGCGGAGCCGAGGAAACAGAATCCGGGCGTGGCCGGACCGCGGTGTTTGCGGAGCCAGACGGTGGCGTCGACGGCCGACATCGGCTCGGCGAACAGCCAGCCCTGGGCGAGGTCGCACCCCATGTCGGCCAGGCAGGTGGCCACCTCCGCGGACTCGACGCCCTCGGCGACCGAGCGCAGGCCCAGGGAGCGGACCAGGTCGACGATGGAGCGGACGATCCGCTCGTCGTCCTTGGACTCGCAGATCCTGCGGACGAACGAGGAGTCGATCTTGACCTCGGAGACCGGCAGGCGCTGCAGGCGGACCAGCGAGGAGTAGCCGGTGCCGAAGTCGTCCAGCGCGAGCGGCACGCCGAGCGAGGCCAGGGCGCGGACGGCGTCGGCGGTGTAGGCCTGGTCGGTCATCAGGATGCGCTCGGTGACCTCCAGCTGGATCGCCTTGGGCGGCAGCCGGTACTGGGCGAGGCCCGCCTCCAGCCGGTCGGGGAGGGCGGAGTCGAGCAGATCACGGGCGGAAACGTTTACCGATATCTGCTCATGCACTCCGGTATGCCACCAGTGAGCCGCCTGCTCCAGTGCCGCGTCGATGACGTACTGGGTGAGGTGCCGCATGAGGTAGGACTGCTCGGCCATCGGCACGAACTCCCCCGGGGAGATCATCCCCCGCTCCGGGTGACGCCAGCGCAGCAGCGCCTCCACCCCCCGCACCTGCCCGCTGGCCAGGTCGAGCTTGGGCTGGTAGTGGAGCCGGAGCTCGGAGCGGTCGATGGCCCTGCGCAGGTCGCCGATGAGGTTGAGCCGTTCGGGGCTGTTTCGGTCCTTGTCGGCGACGTAGATCTCGACACCGGTCCGCCCCTCCTTGGCCAGGTACATCGCGACGTCGGCGCGTTGCAGCAGCAGCTCGAAGTCCGGCGCGTGGTCGGGGTAGAGCGCGATGCCGACCGAGGCGTCCAGGTCGAAGGTCATCCCCTCCAGCAGGACCGGCTCGGTGAGGGCCACCCGCAGCCGCGCGGCCACCTCCCGGGCCGCGGCGGCGTCCCTGATCGAGGGCAGCAGCACCGCGAACTCGTCGCCGCCGAGCCTGGCCACCACGTCGCCCGGCCGTACGCTGTGGGTGAGCCGGTGCGCCACGATCTGCAGCAGCCGGTCGCCCACCGGGTGCCCCAGCGTGTCGTTGACCTCCTTGAACCTGTCGAGGTCGAGCAGGAACAGGCCGACCCGCTCGCTCAGCCGCGCCTCGGCGAGCGCCTCCTCGGTGCCGAGCACGAGCAGCTTGCGGTTGGGCAGCCCGGTGAGCCCGTCGTGCATCGCCTGGTGGTCGCGGCGGACCGACAGGGTGGCGGTGAAGTAGACGGCGGCCATCGGGGCGACGAACAGCGGCACCAGTGCCGGCGAGTGGTTCATCACCACCACCACCAGCGGGGCCAGCCCGAGCAGCCCGGCGTAGACCAGGCTCTGGTGGCCGATCGTGGTCCTGATCACCCGGTTGATCGACCGGCGCTCGTGCAGCGCCACCGCGCCGGAGACCAGCAGCGCCCGGACCACGAAGTAGGCGAGCCCGGCCAGCCCGATCGCGAGCATGTCGGGCCCCCTGGGCACCCAGGAGACCT comes from Streptosporangium roseum DSM 43021 and encodes:
- a CDS encoding putative bifunctional diguanylate cyclase/phosphodiesterase, with translation MADPNDTRDSGPRMGSPLWAYLATVITIGFTALVVAQWWISPPELADLARSPLFWMLTALVVLGELRPVLLSSSMTVGGTYPSTMFTFAALLHYGLPVAVLMQAVGMVVNCAVTRKAWHRVMFNIAQATLACTAAGLVLALFGSPPSPEVSWVPRGPDMLAIGLAGLAYFVVRALLVSGAVALHERRSINRVIRTTIGHQSLVYAGLLGLAPLVVVVMNHSPALVPLFVAPMAAVYFTATLSVRRDHQAMHDGLTGLPNRKLLVLGTEEALAEARLSERVGLFLLDLDRFKEVNDTLGHPVGDRLLQIVAHRLTHSVRPGDVVARLGGDEFAVLLPSIRDAAAAREVAARLRVALTEPVLLEGMTFDLDASVGIALYPDHAPDFELLLQRADVAMYLAKEGRTGVEIYVADKDRNSPERLNLIGDLRRAIDRSELRLHYQPKLDLASGQVRGVEALLRWRHPERGMISPGEFVPMAEQSYLMRHLTQYVIDAALEQAAHWWHTGVHEQISVNVSARDLLDSALPDRLEAGLAQYRLPPKAIQLEVTERILMTDQAYTADAVRALASLGVPLALDDFGTGYSSLVRLQRLPVSEVKIDSSFVRRICESKDDERIVRSIVDLVRSLGLRSVAEGVESAEVATCLADMGCDLAQGWLFAEPMSAVDATVWLRKHRGPATPGFCFLGSAEVLDPQTA